In the genome of Neodiprion pinetum isolate iyNeoPine1 chromosome 2, iyNeoPine1.2, whole genome shotgun sequence, one region contains:
- the LOC124211792 gene encoding cytochrome P450 4C1-like, whose translation MTTAVSISGFIVTSAILCGIISIVIYHLRRLRLYKQVSKFSGPPLLPFFGNALGFVGNTEDILMKIMELLNSYPSPFRVWLGHRLFFGVSNPEQMKRIFLSQKTIEKEDLYKFIRPWLGTGLFTAPASKWRVHRKLIMPTFNSRILESFVEVFAIQSKILNQQMEVELDGAEFDVFHYVSLCTLDIICETAMGVSVRAQTESSCRYVEATKSISSGIFRRMFQIWLHPDFIFERTQLGKTQKECVNYLHSLTEEVIQKKKKAYFQANGKPEKESRNGEFRRKAFLDLLMELTHNGEKFTDDELREEVDTMMLAGNDTTAIVNSFVMLMLASYPNVQNKVYEELYEIFGNDDNDERTVTHEDLPRMEYMERVIKETMRLFPIGPILVRAVTEDLDIGEHTLPAGSSVVLGILKAHRNEEFWPEPLKFDPDRFLPEEVAKRHPYCYVPFSAGPRNCLGIKYAMMAMKTLLSTVLRRYIIKKDDVQSIQDIKLKADLMLKPVKPITIRIEKRTTKINYI comes from the exons ATGACAACAGCCGTTAGCATCAGCGGTTTTATCGTAACATCCGCAATACTCTGCGGAATAATTAGTATTGTAATTTACCACCTGAGAAGACTGCGTCTGTACAAACAGGTCTCAAAATTCAGCGGACCTCCGTTACTGCCGTTTTTCGGTAATGCCCTTGGATTCGTCGGAAATACCGAAG ACATCCTGATGAAGATTATGGAGCTTTTGAACTCGTATCCTTCCCCGTTTCGCGTCTGGCTTGGCCACCGATTGTTCTTCGGCGTTAGTAATCCCGAGCAAATGAAG AGGATTTTTCTCAGCCAAAAAACTATCGAAAAAGAAGACCTGTACAAGTTTATCCGGCCATGGTTAGGGACAGGATTGTTTACGGCCCCCG CATCGAAATGGCGGGTCCACCGGAAGCTCATAATGCCAACCTTCAACTCCCGAATCTTGGAATCATTCGTGGAAGTCTTTGCGATCCAGTCGAAAATATTAAATCAGCAAATGGAGGTTGAACTGGACGGGGCAGAATTCGACGTATTTCATTACGTGTCACTCTGTACGTTGGACATTATTTGCG AAACTGCCATGGGGGTGTCTGTGAGAGCACAAACCGAGTCCAGTTGTCGCTACGTTGAAGCTACAAAAAG TATCTCGAGCGGCATATTCAGAAGAATGTTCCAAATCTGGCTGCACCCAGATTTCATCTTTGAGCGGACACAACTTGGCAAAACTCAGAAAGAGTGCGTCAATTATTTGCACAGTCTTACCGAAGAG GTGAtacagaaaaagaagaaagcaTATTTCCAAGCCAATGGCAAGCCGGAAAAAGAGTCTC GCAACGGGGAATTTCGTAGAAAAGCTTTCTTAGATCTTCTCATGGAGTTGACTCataatggagaaaaatttacgGATGACGAACTACGTGAAGAAGTTGATACGATGATGCTTGCT GGAAATGATACGACAGCGATAGTAAATTCGTTCGTAATGTTGATGCTGGCTTCTTATCCAAACGTACAG AACAAAGTTTACGAAGAACTCTATGAGATTTTCGGAAATGATGATAACGACGAACGAACCGTGACACACGAAGACTTACCACGTATGGAATACATGGAACGTGTTATCAAAGAAACTATGCGGCTATTCCCCATCGGGCCAATTCTTGTTCGCGCAGTTACGGAAGATTTGGACATAG GTGAGCACACGTTACCAGCAGGGAGTTCAGTTGTTCTTGGAATCTTGAAAGCTCACAGAAACGAAGAGTTTTGGCCTGAGCCACTGAAATTTGATCCTGACAGGTTCCTACCCGAAGAAGTTGCGAAACGACATCCTTACTGTTACGTGCCATTCAGTGCCGGGCCGCGAAATTGTCTAG GTATAAAGTATGCCATGATGGCGATGAAGACACTCCTTTCGACCGTTCTACGAAGATACATCATCAAAAAAGATGATGTACAATCGATACAGGATATCAAACTGAAGGCAGACCTCATGTTGAAGCCGGTCAAACCGATCACGATAAGAATTGAGAAACGAAcgacaaaaattaattacatttgA